In Pyrus communis chromosome 1, drPyrComm1.1, whole genome shotgun sequence, the following are encoded in one genomic region:
- the LOC137741820 gene encoding GTP-binding nuclear protein Ran-3-like, which yields MALPNQQTVDYPSFKLVIVGDGGTGKTTFVKRHLTGEFEKKYEPTIGVEVHPLDFFTNCGKIRFYCWDTAGQEKFGGLRDGYYIHGQCAIIMFDVTARLTYKNVPTWHRDLCRVCENIPIVLCGNKVDVKNRQVKAKQVTFHRKKNLQYYEISAKSNYNFEKPFLYLARKLAGDANLHFVESPALAPPEVHFDMAAQQQHEAELASAAAQPLPDDDDEAFE from the exons ATG GCTTTGCCGAACCAACAGACTGTTGATTATCCGAGCTTTAAGCTCGTCATCGTTGGCGATGGAGGCACTG GAAAAACCACTTTCGTGAAGAGGCATCTCACTGGTGAATTCGAGAAGAAATACGAAC CAACCATTGGTGTGGAGGTTCATCCACTGGACTTCTTCACAAATTGTGGAAAGATCCGCTTTTACTGCTGGGACACTGCTGGGCAAGAGAAATTTGGTGGTCTTCGTGATGGTTACTA CATTCATGGGCAATGTGCAATCATCATGTTTGATGTTACCGCTAGGTTGACATACAAGAATGTTCCTACATGGCACCGTGATCTATGCCG TGTTTGTGAGAACATCCCTATTGTTCTCTGTGGCAACAAGGTTGATGTGAAGAACAGGCAGGTCAAAGCCAAGCAGGTCACCTTCCACAGAAAGAAGAATCTGCAGTACTATGAGATATCAGCAAAGAGCAACTACAACTTTGAGAAACCCTTCCTCTACTTGGCGAGGAAGCTTGCAGG TGATGCAAATCTTCATTTTGTCGAGTCTCCGGCCCTTGCTCCTCCAGAAGTGCACTTTGACATGGCTGCCCAACAACA GCATGAAGCCGAGCTTGCATCAGCGGCTGCCCAGCCTCTtcctgatgatgatgatgaggcaTTTGAATAG